A single Drosophila ananassae strain 14024-0371.13 chromosome 3L, ASM1763931v2, whole genome shotgun sequence DNA region contains:
- the LOC26514229 gene encoding uncharacterized protein LOC26514229, protein MIKNSRYLPKRLLKVVDPVIQHNAYFAHPENLLLSMLTDENLNLRKIGLQRILKAREKTPTAETSVRSFLLPKLNFNATKYYEMIDWSSIVVSPPPVLRNVSNAVLVSSIDNQLSIGQSNLLSFPCHTQAVERTVKLITEASKKFA, encoded by the exons ATGATTAAAAATTCTCGATACTTGCCAAAACGTCTTTTAAAAGTAGTTGATCCTGTAATTCAACACAATGCTTATTTCGCGCATCCTGAAAATTTGCTTTTGTCTATGCTCACAGATGAAAATCTTAATTTACGTAAGATCGGGTTGCAAAGAATTTTAAAAGCCAGAGAGAAGACTCCTACTGCGGAGACTTCGGTGCGCTCGTTCCTTTTGCCAAAACTAAACTTTAATGCCACTAAGTACTATGAAATGATCGACTGGTCTTCTATAGTAgtatcacctcctccagtactTAGGAATGTGTCAAATGCAGTTTTGGTATCTTCCATTGATAACCAACTATCAATCGGTCAAAGCAACTTGCTAAGCTTTCCATGCCACACTCAAGCAGTAGAGCGAACTGTTAAGCTTATTACTGAAGCGTCGAAGAAG TTTGCCTAA